From one Pedobacter faecalis genomic stretch:
- a CDS encoding cytochrome c oxidase subunit I, with product MSTISLHDTHQHDSHDDHGHHKETFFTKYVFSQDHKMIAKQFLITGIIMAVIAMILSILFRLQLAWPDKTFPLLESFLGKWAEGGRIKPDFYLALVTIHGTIMVFFVLTAGLSGTFSNLLIPLQIGARDMASPFLNMLSYWFFFTACVIMMSSFFIQTGPASAGWTIYPPLSALPTAISGSGLGMTLWLISMVLFVASSLMGGINYVSTVLNMRTKGMDLWKMPLPIWAFFLTAILGILSFPVLVAGVVLLIFDRSFGTSFYLSDIVLGTQILPNEGGSPILWQHLFWFLGHPEVYIVIMPALGISSEVISVNSRKPIFGYHAMIYSLIGITVLSFIVWGHHMFVTGMNPLLGGVFMITTLIIAVPSAVKTFNYLATLWRGNIKFTPAMLFAIGLVSFFISGGLTGIFLGNASLDINLHDTYFVVAHFHLVMGSAAIFGMLAGVYHWYPRMFGRMMSAKLGYLHFWLTFIAAYLVFFPLHFLGLDGVPRRYYAFTEFEFMQKWLTVNVFVTWAAIIGALAQVAFLWNFFYSIFRGKRAPQNPWGANTLEWTAPVEHIHGNWPGEIPTVYRWPYDYSKPGAEEDFIPQTIPFSQTMSSNMPHDFEGNPEFERIQREWEEQEKASAGSKLD from the coding sequence ATGTCAACTATATCATTACACGATACTCACCAACACGATAGCCATGACGATCATGGTCATCACAAAGAGACGTTTTTCACGAAATACGTCTTCAGTCAGGACCATAAAATGATCGCCAAGCAGTTCTTGATAACTGGTATTATCATGGCTGTGATTGCAATGATCTTATCGATCCTTTTCCGGTTACAATTGGCCTGGCCAGACAAAACTTTCCCGCTTTTGGAGAGCTTCCTTGGTAAATGGGCTGAGGGCGGCAGAATTAAGCCTGATTTCTATCTTGCGCTGGTTACTATACATGGTACCATCATGGTATTTTTTGTATTGACTGCAGGGCTGAGTGGTACGTTCAGTAACTTGTTGATCCCACTGCAGATTGGTGCACGCGATATGGCATCTCCTTTCCTGAACATGCTTTCGTACTGGTTCTTTTTTACCGCCTGCGTTATCATGATGAGTTCGTTCTTCATCCAGACTGGTCCGGCCAGTGCGGGGTGGACAATTTATCCGCCGCTGTCAGCTTTGCCAACAGCAATCAGCGGGTCCGGACTTGGTATGACGCTTTGGCTGATCAGTATGGTGCTGTTCGTTGCTTCATCGCTTATGGGTGGTATCAACTATGTGAGTACAGTATTGAACATGCGTACAAAAGGCATGGACCTTTGGAAAATGCCGCTGCCTATCTGGGCGTTTTTCCTTACCGCTATCCTGGGTATCCTTTCATTCCCTGTGTTGGTTGCGGGTGTCGTCCTTCTTATTTTTGACCGTAGTTTTGGGACAAGTTTCTACTTATCTGATATTGTTTTGGGTACACAGATTCTGCCAAATGAGGGTGGATCGCCGATTCTGTGGCAGCACTTGTTCTGGTTCCTGGGTCACCCAGAGGTATATATCGTTATCATGCCTGCCCTTGGTATCTCATCGGAAGTAATTTCGGTTAACTCAAGGAAGCCGATCTTCGGATACCATGCGATGATCTATTCACTGATCGGTATCACCGTATTGTCTTTCATTGTTTGGGGTCACCACATGTTTGTGACGGGTATGAATCCGTTGCTGGGTGGTGTGTTTATGATTACCACACTGATCATCGCTGTGCCTTCCGCTGTAAAGACCTTTAACTACCTGGCTACACTTTGGCGTGGTAATATCAAGTTTACGCCAGCTATGCTGTTCGCAATTGGCTTGGTGTCATTCTTCATCTCAGGTGGTTTGACGGGTATATTCCTGGGTAACGCATCGCTCGATATCAACCTTCACGATACTTACTTCGTTGTCGCTCACTTCCACCTGGTAATGGGTTCGGCGGCTATCTTCGGTATGCTTGCTGGTGTATATCACTGGTATCCCCGGATGTTCGGACGTATGATGAGTGCCAAATTAGGTTATCTGCATTTCTGGTTAACATTCATCGCAGCCTATCTGGTGTTCTTCCCATTACACTTCCTCGGTCTGGACGGCGTTCCGCGTCGCTACTATGCATTTACGGAATTTGAGTTTATGCAAAAATGGCTTACTGTAAACGTATTTGTAACCTGGGCGGCTATCATCGGAGCTTTAGCTCAGGTAGCATTCCTTTGGAACTTCTTCTATTCGATCTTCAGAGGAAAGCGTGCTCCTCAAAACCCTTGGGGCGCGAATACACTGGAATGGACCGCTCCTGTAGAACATATCCATGGAAACTGGCCAGGAGAAATTCCGACAGTATATCGCTGGCCGTATGACTATAGCAAGCCTGGTGCAGAAGAGGACTTTATTCCTCAGACAATTCCTTTCTCACAAACCATGAGTTCTAATATGCCGCACGATTTTGAAGGAAATCCTGAATTTGAGCGTATCCAAAGAGAGTGGGAGGAGCAGGAGAAAGCTTCAGCAGGATCAAAACTAGACTAA
- a CDS encoding COX15/CtaA family protein, which translates to MVPKSERRFIRLNLITIVITLLVILAGGVVRSTGSGMGCPDWPKCFDQYVPPTSASQLPADYKEKYVNGRIAKNERFAKTLERLGKGHLADSIRHDESIREPEEFNVAKTWTEYINRLVGALTGIMLLAVAIASFTYRKTAKRIVVLSILNIFVVAYQAWLGSIVVSTNLMPWIVTVHMLLALVILAILIYTYYYARKMRQQAVLAAGKTGTLTMILFLSIALSVVQIVVGTEVREAIDAIAKSLFYAQRETWVGKVGTHFLYHRDLAIAVLVLNIIIYAIMRRLYKGSKEQMFVANAVMIVLLIQLLTGVLLANFALPPYAQAMHILFSTMLFGLQYYLYLLVYKTGSFNQTN; encoded by the coding sequence ATGGTTCCTAAATCTGAGCGTAGATTTATCAGGCTTAACCTAATTACGATTGTAATTACCCTACTGGTTATTCTGGCAGGAGGGGTTGTGCGCAGCACGGGCTCAGGCATGGGCTGCCCGGATTGGCCAAAATGCTTCGACCAGTACGTGCCGCCTACCTCTGCCTCTCAGTTGCCGGCCGACTATAAGGAGAAATATGTGAACGGGCGTATTGCCAAGAATGAGCGTTTTGCCAAAACCCTGGAAAGGTTAGGTAAGGGGCATCTCGCTGACAGCATCAGGCATGACGAGTCGATTCGTGAACCAGAGGAATTTAATGTCGCAAAAACCTGGACGGAATATATAAACCGTCTGGTCGGAGCGCTTACAGGCATTATGCTTCTGGCGGTTGCCATCGCGTCTTTTACGTATCGTAAAACCGCGAAGCGCATCGTTGTGCTCAGCATACTGAACATTTTTGTAGTGGCTTATCAAGCTTGGCTCGGATCCATTGTCGTGTCTACCAACCTGATGCCCTGGATTGTTACTGTACACATGTTATTGGCCTTGGTAATCCTTGCCATACTCATCTACACCTATTATTACGCGAGGAAGATGAGGCAGCAGGCTGTTCTTGCTGCCGGTAAAACCGGTACATTAACAATGATACTGTTTCTGTCAATCGCATTAAGTGTTGTGCAGATCGTAGTGGGAACGGAAGTAAGGGAGGCTATCGACGCTATTGCAAAGTCACTTTTTTATGCTCAGCGCGAGACCTGGGTGGGCAAAGTAGGAACACATTTTCTATATCACAGGGACCTGGCAATCGCTGTGCTGGTCTTGAATATTATTATATATGCGATTATGAGGCGCCTGTACAAAGGTAGCAAAGAACAAATGTTCGTTGCCAATGCCGTCATGATCGTTTTGCTGATACAATTGCTCACCGGGGTGCTTCTTGCTAATTTTGCCTTACCGCCGTATGCACAGGCTATGCATATCCTTTTCAGCACCATGCTGTTCGGGCTGCAATATTATCTGTATTTATTAGTTTACAAGACAGGCAGCTTTAACCAAACGAATTAA